Below is a genomic region from Billgrantia tianxiuensis.
CGCCCTGGGGTGCCTTGTGCCTGGTAGCCGGTAAACAGCACGCAGTGGCGTTCGTCACCCAGCATGCGCTTGAGGTAGTTGACCACCCTGCCCCCGCTGGCCATGCCACTGGCGGCGATCACCACTGCCGGCCGGCCGCTGTCGGCCAGGTATTCGATGGTACGCTCGTGGGCTTCGTGGCCTTCCACGGTGTAGAGGTTCTCGAAGCTGAGCGGGTGGCGTCCACTGCGCAGCCGCTGGTGGGCTTCGGCGTCCCACCACGGCTTGAGTTCGCGGTACACCTCGGTGAAGCGGGCGGCCAGCGGCGAATCGACGATGATCTCGAGTTCGCGCCAGCGCTCGCTTTGCGCGTTGTGTATCAGCCCTTCCAGTTCGTAGAGCAGCTCTTGGGTGCGCCCCACGCTGAAGGCGGGAACGATCACGGTGCCACCGTTTGCCAGTGCCCTGTCGATGGCGGCCTTGAGTCGTTCGCGGCGATGGCGCCTGTCTTCATGCAGGCGGTCGCCGTAGGTGCTTTCCAGCACCAGCACGTCGGCGCGATACGGCGGCTGGGGTGCCGGCAGCAGCGGTGCATGGGGGGCGCCCAGGTCACCTGAAAAGATGGTGCGCTGTTGCTTGCCACTGGACTTATCGAGCGTATCCACTTCCACGTAGGCGGAGCCGAGTATGTGGCCCGCACGCTGCAGCTTGACCCGCACCCGGTGGCGTTCGTCGTCGAGTACGGTGTGCCAGGTCTTGTAGTCCAGCGCTACCAGGCGGCCCTGCACTTCGGCCAGGAAGCGCTCGATCAGCGCACGGTCGCGGGTAAAGCCGACCTTGAGGGCATCTTCTATGACCAATGGCAGTAGCCGGGCCGAGGGCACCGAGCAGAGAATCGGCCCCGTATATCCCGCCGCCAGCAGGTAGGGCAAGCGGCCGATATGATCGATATGTACGTGGGTGACCACCAGCGCCAGCACGTCCTCCACCGGGAAGCGCACCTGGTGCTGCTCGAGGCTATCAAGACGCTCGGCATCCTGCCCTTGGAAGATGCCGCAATCGATCAGCAGTGCACGGCCCGGTGCAATCTGCAACCGATGGCAGCTACCGGTTACGCCGCTGGCAGCGCCGTGGTGGAGAATCTTCATTCTTCGTTCTTGTCGCGGTTTGTCGAACCCAGTTTCGCGAAACAGCGTCGTGCCGATGACCGGCAGCTTCACTCGGTTCGTTCCCTTACGTATGGGCTTTCGTGGCCGCTAGCCACTGTTCAGGCACGCTACCGCCCGGGGATTGTTCCGGGCGGTTCCCTGGCCCTGTCACGGAGCGATACCAGAACGGGAACGGGCCGTTGCGAAAACGCGCACGGAAAAGCACAGGGCAAGCCCCTGGCACGCCACTTCTCACGGTCCGTCGCCGAGCTGGCGCTCGACATTTCCTGAAGTACAGCATGGGTCGCTGCGCTTTCAGGCCCCCTGCCGAATATCGTTATTGGAATGGCATGATTCTACGGGACTCGGGCGCGTTGCTCTACCGCTGAGTGAATCCGAATAATGCTGAGCGGTCAGTGAGTTGTTCGCGTTTTACGAAAATATGACAGCGAAATCGCGAAAACGACTGATAAAGCGCCAAGACAACGCTAACTCAACGGCAGCGCCAAGCGGCTAGACGATGAAGGAGAGCGAGCAGGATCAGGCCGGCGGCTAGCCAGCCGAGGCCGGCAACCAAGTCGGTGAAGCCGCTTGGCACGCTATGGGGTGGACGAAAGCTCATGCCGTGCTCGGCAAGGCGTGCCACCAGGTAGGTGAGCGCCGCCACCAGGGCGAACGCGGTGCTGGAATGCCATTCGGCCAGGCGCCGGGTGACGCGCCAAGGCTCGCGGGGCGGCTTGGCGCTAGCCTTGGCGGCAGCTTTGGTGCCGGCGCCGCGCGATGCCCGGCTCGAGCCGGATTGGCGCGTGGCGCCGCTGCGCCTGGCGGGCTTGCGCTTGGCCTTGCCGCCACCCGGCAGGCCGGCGGCTACCCAGCGCAACAGGCGCGAAAGCGCCCAGCCCAGCGTGAACACGACAGACAGTACCAGGCTGCCCATCACCAGCAAGTAGGTCATTGGCGAGTATGGGTCATGGGTGAATCAGGCGATGTGGCCGAGCGTTTTCAGGGTGCGCAGCAGGTCGGCCACACTCTCCCTGGGCTGGGCGTATTCCTTCATCAATGCCTTGAGCTGCGCTTCGAACGCCTGCTGGCGTTGCTGCTGCTCTTCCGCCTCCAGCTCGGCCAGGCTGCGCACCGGCGGCCCCGTGGGAATGTCGAGACGTGAATTGGGCTTTTCCAGTTCGCGCAGCGCCTGAGCGAAGGCGTCATCGAGTTCACGAAACTTGCGCAGTTTCTCGCGCTCGTCCATCGATCGGTTGGGTTTTTGGTTTCTCATGTGTATCCGTAATTGCTCAAGTACCTGGAAGCGCTGCATGAATGGCTTCGCTTCCTTGACGGCACCCGATGGCGATAGGCCTCGAGTATACCGCCAACACCTCGAGTAGCGAAGGCCAGCCAGTGCGCTACCCTTAGAGATACGCGGGCTTACGCACAAGGAGCGTCACATCGCACCCGGCTACAATTATGCACAAACGGTCAAAATCTCTAACCAAACTTGCCTTTGCCTCCTGCCAAAGCGCATAAAGAGGTGCATAAAAACCATAAAGATCACGGGCACATGCCGCTTCCGGCACTGCCCCGGCGCCATTGAGGGCACCAGCGTTGTTATGGATGCAGCACCTCATATGCTGCGGGATCAAGCAAGGGACAGTTATGTTTAACGAGATGATGCGGGCGGAGATCTGGCTGCAGGAACATTTGGAGAGCCAGCAGGGAGTAGAAGACCTCGCCAGCCGACTCGGTTATTCGACCTCACAGGTCCGGCGCAGGTTCAAGCAGTGCTTCGGTCTGTCCCCTAGCGCCTATCGCGACACCCTGCGACTGGAAAAGGCGGCACGCCTGCTGGCGTTCACCCCCTTCCCGATACAGACCATCGCGACCCGGTGTGGCTATCAAAATCATTCTGCTTTCAGCCGCGCCTTCCAACGATACCACAACCAAACGCCGCGCCAATACCGCCAAGCGCTGCGTTTGCAGCTACATCACAATCCTTATTGCCAAGGGCATGGCGGCACGGCGCCCGAGTTCGAAATCTGCAAGGCGCCTGTGCGCTACGCTCTGGCGACACGCTTATACCGTAAGGATAACCATCGTTCTTTCGGCGTATTGCGCGAATGGACCCAACATGCCAAAGGCGTGGAGAGCCTGCCGGAACGCCTACGGCAGGGGCGCACCATTGCCTTGATGCATAACACGCCTCTACCTAGCGATGTGGAACGGATCGATGTCGGTCCGCTGATCGAGCAGCACGAAGCGCCGGGAATTGCCATTCCCGCCTCCTTTCGCTTGCTGAAACTCCCCGCCCAGCAGCACGCTTGTGTCAAACTGCAAGCACTGGAGGAGATTCCGGATGTCATACAATTCCTCGTTTGCGAGGGATTGCCGGATAAGAAGCTTCATGCCAGCGGGGATGCCGTTCAGGTGGAATGGGACGAAACCGGCATTATGATCAGACTGCCCATTCACCAGGCCTGATGAGGCCAGACAAGTGGGCTCACGCGTATGGCGCGAGCCCACAGTCCTAATTAGGGTTCGACCCTCTAATCAGAATTCCACGTGCATCAGGATTCGACGCGAACCAGCCAGCCTTCTACGGTGTCGGAGCCGTGCTCGTCCTTCCATGCCTTGAGCGTCTTGTGGTTGCCGCCGCGGGTTTCCACCACTTCGCCGGTCTTCGGATTCT
It encodes:
- a CDS encoding MBL fold metallo-hydrolase RNA specificity domain-containing protein, producing MKILHHGAASGVTGSCHRLQIAPGRALLIDCGIFQGQDAERLDSLEQHQVRFPVEDVLALVVTHVHIDHIGRLPYLLAAGYTGPILCSVPSARLLPLVIEDALKVGFTRDRALIERFLAEVQGRLVALDYKTWHTVLDDERHRVRVKLQRAGHILGSAYVEVDTLDKSSGKQQRTIFSGDLGAPHAPLLPAPQPPYRADVLVLESTYGDRLHEDRRHRRERLKAAIDRALANGGTVIVPAFSVGRTQELLYELEGLIHNAQSERWRELEIIVDSPLAARFTEVYRELKPWWDAEAHQRLRSGRHPLSFENLYTVEGHEAHERTIEYLADSGRPAVVIAASGMASGGRVVNYLKRMLGDERHCVLFTGYQAQGTPGRDIQRFGPKGGWVVLDGQRIDIRARIETVNGYSAHADQHDLLNFVRRMRHPPREVRLVHGDAHAQAALKAKLLEWAEGARHELSVTLGADHLYDEKLPETAYAP
- a CDS encoding helix-turn-helix domain-containing protein, with translation MFNEMMRAEIWLQEHLESQQGVEDLASRLGYSTSQVRRRFKQCFGLSPSAYRDTLRLEKAARLLAFTPFPIQTIATRCGYQNHSAFSRAFQRYHNQTPRQYRQALRLQLHHNPYCQGHGGTAPEFEICKAPVRYALATRLYRKDNHRSFGVLREWTQHAKGVESLPERLRQGRTIALMHNTPLPSDVERIDVGPLIEQHEAPGIAIPASFRLLKLPAQQHACVKLQALEEIPDVIQFLVCEGLPDKKLHASGDAVQVEWDETGIMIRLPIHQA